The genomic window caagatcgtgaagagcgtggccaactttgaacatgttcaaaacaatcatagtgcggtcgtggcgaaattaggtcgtagtagaaacatagtgagagcgcactaagatcgtgaaaagatcgcaaaggtcgctgtacaatcgtagcgagagcgtagcgaaagcgtgattctattcggagagattgcgctacgatctcacagcgacgttatcacgaccttactacgaccatcacgttctcaccgcgacccaactacgcttccactacgactttaccacgctgttcacgaccatagtacgattctagcacgcccttgccgtcccaatcacgctcttctcacgaccttactacgttcacactacgaccatcatttttattgtcattttcacataaaatatataaaaaaactccctagattttgtttgtctgaatgtatttatccatttgctctaacggctcaaccatgcttttcgtatttatatagattagaccgttggtttttccagTTTAAATGGTTTCACATTagtattttttgggccctttatagcgtgctgttcggtgtgagccaaggctccgtattgaaggccgtaccttggcctataatggtttacttttatagatttttacgttgatggagagttgtctcattggcactcataccacatcttcctatatatattgacacatctgtgtcatctctgctatcgttcactaaaatatcgtcatttgagctctatggaccagcaataggttgtaatttaggtttgattggtcgttccgacatctcttgatgacaagtattatactacttatgtgtatagtatcagtttaattgaagtctggagctggcatgtcagttaactgctagtagtctgttgttatttatgtgttattgtcattttgtttattttctttagtcacatcttctgacatcagactcggacttctcttgaactgaattttagtgtgcgtattgttatgcgtttacttttcttcattggttagtggtataggggagggttgagatctcacaaacatgtttaacctcactatttttgcgcctatcctaagtcaggagcctctggtctttgttagtcttgtactatttttaattttagtttcttgtgtatactatttggagtttagtatggcgttcatacaTTGCTCCCtttgcctctacatcaacccctaccaccacgctcacgtgttctagtagattttgatggcatgactgtattgtttccgagaaatctccgtttcaatcagaaatagaaggaatggaactatattgatatgaaacacgatattgacggtattgctgagaacgtagtaagatcgcggtatgaacgtacttataatcgcagtaagatcgtgttgcaatcggataactcgtggtatggtcgtagtaagaacgtgaagagcgtagaaagatcatTATAAGCGtggtgaggtcgcagaataagcgcggtgagaaaggggtttaatcgtagcgggatcgttgttaaagcgtaattaggacgtagtagcatcgtgaaagcaacgaaaattaacataatcatgccgctcataccgcgacctcaccacgatctaaatgtattttagatcgcggtgagcgtggtgcgatcgtggtctagtgggactgtgGCTTAAAAATTTTAGCATGGATCACGATTGATCAATGATAACATTAGCATGTATCAAGAATGATCAATTAGAACCATCTGTACAAAAAGAGCACTTTATCATTACAGTCTAATACTGACATTGACTTTAAAAATACTGGCCCTGGGAACAGAAGCTCAGTAACGGATATTAGAGTCCATTATGTGAACATGGTGCAAGATTGTTGGCGTTGTGTCGCTTTCCCGCCAAATGGTCACATGTTAACATGCGACCACCAccatgaaataaaagaaaacgaCGCAACAAGCCGTGGCCTTATTGACTTGGTTGCTACATATTTATATTCATCCCTTCTCTTCCAGGGCGAAGCCTTTAAATAAACGACGTCATAGCACACTATTGCAAGTGCCCGACTTTAATCAACAAAACATTATTAGATAGTAACCACACAGTTTGTACAATAAATCATTATATGTACATTTTCTTTCATTAAGAACGCTTACACAACTTCCTGGAGAAAACTTTGAATTCTATACAAAAATAGTTCATTTCCCATGTTTGAAAGATGAACACCGCTCATGTTGAAAAGTCCATTCTCATTCCATGTTATTGCAGGATATTTTAATGTATCCTCCACCATACTTAAGACATAACCAACCAGCAAAATTGTCTATTCTGACCGCAGCTCGGTTCAGAGACTTAATGTTTTGGTCATTCCGCCAAACTAGCCTTGGTAGTATCTGGGACCAAATTAATTTAGCTTTAGGGAGCAATTCTGAAACTTACAAAGGGACGAATTAATTTGCCGTCTAAAATTATGTAACTTGCAGGAGCCTATGTTGTTGCCCCCATAATGTATAATTAAAAAATCTGGCTCCTGTTCaaatcttaataaatattttatcctTGGTACTAATTCTTGCCAATTCATGCCCCCTTTACCTTGCCACCAAATGGTACATTTTTCCCGCTTTAAACCCAAATGGATGCCGTCATAAGTGGTGCGGGCATGGGTAAATGCATGTTTTACAATGGACGAGCCTATTATCTAAACAGACTTTTTCTCATATCTCTCAAGTATCCCTATTAAAACACAATTAAACGtttaataacataatatatataccaCCTATTTACAGGTATGTATAAACAATAATTGTCTTTATGTCAATAAATGACcacatcaaaataatttttttacaatcTGATATATGACCTATATGCACCAGCTTTCCATCGTCCTAGCTTCATAATTCCTCATTAGAAATTCCTTTAGCAGAGGCTTCTGACGCTGCCCCAATCCTGAATGAATGAGACTTGTAGCCACTTGATCAATACCTATTACATTCAATGCTTTAGATAATATACCAGagaatagtccgagattactctgacgtccaacggctgttttgcccgacaagctggggccgtgggacgtcagagctcgtcccatatcaaaaagtggatatttgcccacccaaaatagatgcgctgcttcgtcgcttctgatgccgactgacgtccttggaattatataaatcgggcatcaatctattcatttttcatttatctcttcatttatgtaagtttcacctacctgtgaacctttatttttccatattttaacggttttcacagtgacccatcgatttcggaattttgactttcactttcaaatggacttcaagttacgagagagttcgtgGTCTCGAGactcaaaatatgcaaatatttatatattttttcacctcctttacaggagatcggtatgaagcatttagttccgaccacGTTACAATTGGAAGCTCTAggacatttagataacttgcatcgtaaatAAACGAGAtgttacattatggtcatttgcataaatcatcactgttttctcgtggtcacgtgattatctttgaaaatgaaaggcaaaatgccgaaatcgatgggtcactgtgaaaactgttaaaatatgggaAAATAAAGTTTcacaggtaggtgaaacttacataaatgaagagataaatgaaaaatgaacagattgatgcccgatttatataattccaaggccgtcagtcggcatcagaagcgacgaagcagcgcatctattttgggtgggcaaatatccaatttttgatatgggacgagctctgaagtcccacggccccagcttgtctggcaaaacagccgttggacgtcagagtaatcttggACTAACCAGAGAACTGATAACGAGACACGCATTTTCCACCTAGGTGAAAGAGTAAAGGACCATTTTTATTTGGTCTTACTCTTAGGTATCTTTTTAATAGCAGTATTGGACAAACTGTTGAATCCGTCTTCCTTATATCAATAGAAATACCCTTACCAGTTTGATCCCCCTTAGAGTGTGTTAAGTGAAGCCTAATAAACTCCCCTTTTGCTCCCCATAAAATTTGTGTACCATGTATTGATATTATATTTTGCGCTTGGCTTATTTTGTGTAAACTAATTCTCCAACTCTTAGAAAGCCATGAAAGGCGACTGAAAAAGCTGCCGCAAAAAGCAAAGATTCGTATGCTGAATAACAAACCGATGGCAACTTTTCAATTATCCTAGCCAAAAGTTCCGATGTAATTGGAAACCTCTTATCCTTCGAGAACTTACTGCGTATCAAACACTCTAACATTTTTCGTGTAATAAAATTTTGTGAATAGTCCATAAATTTAGACTGTAGAACCTTGCAACGAAAAACGATAGCAGTCACGTAACAGCTGACAGTTTTATGTGCTCTTCCTTTCAGTGATACTAGaccacacccgtgatatcacgggtccgtgactgaatcaaagtatataactatgcgcaagccttattttagtattagtattgtcatctgataaagtcatgtcgattataagatacacagtttttctctgctttcaagtctttctgtttgaacccgttgaactggaacttatcagttattggtaatattaattatttggaaaacaaaaggtcctggaatggagtatgttttaatcaacagcattttatgtcctatataagttataaataaagttgaattctttgctttgctgttttacgtcatgcccactaacaaattgaaaactgtacctatacgccttatttttagtccagatttttagtattcgtattgttatcttagaaagtcttactgattaaaatactacaataggtaacaattttacaatttagtagtgtcaaattaaccctgtggttatgacccgtgaatatagcatattagtcctgaatacaacgtttggtggtgcgcctgtcagatgcggaacgtacagataaggtaataggtaacaggtgaatatactattggtatcggtagcggactcgacccggaacttcttaattattggtaatattaattacgtggaaaacaaaagggcctggagtggtgtaatttttaatctacacctttgtactatattagttatatataaagttgaattctgtgattcgtcgtttttacgtgatgacggctgacaaattggacctcgtaattttagtattatagatatatgcAATAAAAAGCACAATTTGCGAGGGGGAGGCGGCCACACGCACTCCATATTAAAGTCTTTCCGAAATATCTCGAAACTCCGCAATCCCGTTCTATATGTATCCTTCGTGTTCGAAGCTAGCGAGGCATCTACTAGACGATTAATTTCAGACCGGAAATCAGCTGCAGAAAAGTTTCTAGGATTGGTGTCGCCTCTGTCTCAGCTTGTGGTGCTACCATGCGGAATATGTGCCACTGTTTACGTGAAATAGCATCAGCGATGAAGTTCGAACGACCTTTAATATGTACTGCTTTAAATTGCATATTAAGAAGCATTGTGTGTAATACAAAAGGCCGAACCAACTCCATCACCAGTCTCGATTTTGAGGACTTCTTGTTCAAAATACTCACAAATGCCTTATCATCTGTATGAAAAAGTATTCGCTTGTTGTGCAAATCCTCTTTAAACAACAAAATCGATAGCACAATAGGCACTAACTCCAAAAAGGTTATATCAGCCATAACGTCAGTGTTTTCCCAACTAGAAGGCCATTGGAAATAAGCCCATCGGCCTGAAAAGTAAACCCCACAACCTAAACATTCTAAATCTGGGTTACCAGCGCTATCTGTAAACAAATGAATTTGACTATTTGAAAGCCATTCGCTCTCACCAAAAGCCAAAGTACCATTGAAATTCTCGAGAAATATAAGCCAAGTTTTCATGTCCTCCTTCATACCTAGTGTCACTCGGATAAAATGAGTTGGCCTTTGTATACCGCACATAGTATCACAAAACCTCCTGTTAAAAGCTCGAACTGACGGAATTGCTTTGGCACAAATTTTGAGGGAGCCCACTAAAGATTGAAGATCCCTTAGagtgatttttcttttctttatagtcaattcCATTTTTCCCTTAACCTCTGTTAGTTTGTCTTGTGGTATCCGAATGACCATCTCCAGAGTGTCTATTTCTAATCCCAGAAAAGTCATAATACACGAAGGACCTAAAGTTTTTTCCGCCGCTAGAGGAACTCCAATATCGCTGCAAATAGTCCTAAAATTGTTCATGAGATGTAAACATTCGACCGAGCTTCTCCGGCAAGCAGGAAATAGTCTAAATAATGCTCTATTGATTCCTTGTGCGATTGAAAACGGACCAACCACTCtaaaaaaacatgaacaattTTCGAACAGCGCGCATGCACGCCGCCGAACATCCCATTGGGAGCGCTTTCTGGAAATAAAAGTTGTCTTGAAAGCgaaaaccaaataaaacaaattcatcAGGGTGCAATATTAATAATCTAAATGccaagactatatatatatatccattcgTGCCATGTCTGCCCGGTCCTGTCTGCCCCCTTTCCTAGTTTTCTAATAGTGCCAAGAACTTTGTCAAATTAAAGGATGTGTATTGCACAGTTGCTAATTGGGGGTCAATAAAACTAAAATACTACTTCCCAGTGGATAACTCAAATGTTGTAGCATACGCCATCCGTGAATTTTAGAGCCAGGAGGAGACTTTTTAGCTACAAGCCCTATCGGTGATAAGCGGAGGTTAGAAAAGGGTTTGTTTTTAAAGGGGCCCGCTATTCGCCCGGTCTGAATCTCTTTCGTAATTTTTTACTCTAATTCAGACTCATGCTGCTTTGCCGAAATCAAATTCGAACAATTTACAGCTTGACGCGGACCCATGTAATTTACTTTAAATCCATTTGTATATCCATCTAACAATATATGTGcatcaattttatttggaaaacttttaaaagaaaatgtcttAATCTTTCCACTTTAATCGGTGTCTTTCCTAATTCCGTTAGCCTATAATGGCTATATGCTTCCTCGGACTGACGATGAGGACTTAAATCTGAATCCATTGACATTGTTTTTATAGCTGTTATCTCTCCGAAAGTCACTCCGAAATGATTCATAAGGCTTTCTTTTCTCATTCTGACTGTTTTGTGTAGTTTTTAAATTGCAAAACAAAGCTGCATGAGCACCCCCGCATTTTAAGCACCTATGAAGATAACGACAAGCTGAACGGCCACATCTACCTTTATTGTTGTACAAGAAACATTTCCCTGCATTCATTTGAGATATTTGAGGTTATTGTGTAGGAGTTACACCCTGGGAAATATACAGAAGCCATAACTCCATGTCTACACAACCCCAATTCATTGATGGGTT from Mytilus galloprovincialis chromosome 5, xbMytGall1.hap1.1, whole genome shotgun sequence includes these protein-coding regions:
- the LOC143074221 gene encoding uncharacterized protein LOC143074221; the encoded protein is MPELKDQIAKAIEAIQRTPTLCSTPDTDLSGINLTNNSILVNDNDNIAPVKSFNDDLGVHISQQIIGSSIVKHAFTHARTTYDGIHLGLKREKCTIWWQGKGGMNWQELVPRIKYLLRFEQEPDFLIIHYGGNNIGSCNMVEDTLKYPAITWNENGLFNMSGVHLSNMGNELFLYRIQSFLQEVV